In Pasteurella multocida subsp. multocida OH4807, a genomic segment contains:
- a CDS encoding hypothetical protein (COG1724 Predicted periplasmic or secreted lipoprotein) yields the protein MNSHDLIKELTAIGCTELRCKGSHHIWYSPKTGKTFPVPHPKKDLPIGTVRSIKKSAGLL from the coding sequence GTGAACTCACACGACTTAATCAAGGAACTGACAGCAATTGGATGTACTGAATTGAGATGTAAAGGGTCGCACCATATATGGTATTCACCTAAAACAGGAAAGACGTTTCCTGTTCCGCATCCCAAGAAAGATTTACCAATAGGTACTGTCAGATCCATAAAGAAATCGGCAGGGCTTTTATAG
- a CDS encoding terminase small subunit (COG3728 Phage terminase, small subunit), giving the protein MPKKDEVKSTSKGRGKTKLTDKQKRFVEEYLIDLNATQAAIRAGYAEKAANREGSRLLSNVDIQEAIQKAQNTRAERVQISQDDVLRDLMELRDMCMGRKSFIVTDTVILR; this is encoded by the coding sequence ATGCCAAAAAAAGACGAGGTTAAATCCACGTCTAAAGGGCGTGGTAAAACTAAATTAACAGACAAGCAAAAACGGTTTGTTGAAGAATATCTAATTGACTTAAATGCCACTCAAGCAGCAATCAGAGCAGGGTATGCTGAGAAAGCAGCTAATCGTGAAGGCAGTCGTTTGTTGTCAAATGTAGACATTCAAGAAGCTATTCAAAAAGCCCAAAACACTCGGGCGGAACGAGTTCAAATTTCACAAGATGATGTACTGCGTGACTTAATGGAGTTACGTGATATGTGTATGGGACGTAAATCATTCATTGTCACTGATACGGTTATTTTGCGATGA
- a CDS encoding hypothetical protein (COG1598 Uncharacterized conserved protein) → MLFTIGVETPKNENEAFGLCVPALFNETYSCFSGADTVEEIVPMVTDAIHTILEMMVEDNFDISQIKDLGFLHYKEQEDFQYCDSWLLIDVDITAYFGKRQRVNIVLPQYLIDRIDQRVANNPIYKDRSHFLAVASQRELSSSL, encoded by the coding sequence ATGTTATTTACCATTGGCGTTGAAACGCCAAAAAATGAAAATGAAGCGTTTGGCTTATGTGTGCCTGCGCTTTTTAATGAAACTTACTCTTGTTTTAGTGGTGCAGATACTGTCGAAGAAATTGTTCCAATGGTAACTGATGCAATCCATACCATCTTAGAAATGATGGTCGAAGATAATTTTGATATTTCCCAAATTAAAGATTTAGGATTTCTTCACTATAAAGAGCAAGAAGATTTTCAATATTGCGATAGTTGGTTATTAATCGATGTAGATATCACTGCTTACTTTGGTAAACGCCAGCGTGTTAATATTGTATTACCGCAATATCTAATTGATAGAATAGACCAACGTGTAGCTAATAATCCAATCTATAAAGACCGTAGTCATTTCTTAGCAGTAGCTTCTCAACGAGAGTTATCATCATCTTTATAA
- a CDS encoding phage integrase family protein (COG0582 Integrase): MGRPRKKENQGLPQNLICRSRKRVSGKVVDYYYYVLADGKEKSLGLDKNLAILEAAKLNCNRTISIETVSFIQMAQKYLAEVVPNKAQQTQYADKSAIKYLSLFFGDPPVELNKIQPKHIKMYLDWRKSVPAKANKEIGTFNHIWNIAREFGYTSLPSPTLGIKKFKMSARDVYVEDHIYKIFYDLANQDMKDLMDIAYLTGQRPVDIVGMTVHQIHDGILHINQKKTKKRLRFKMTGQLATIIERRIKNTSQVFLFQNKRKQKLSRQTLTNWFSDLRELALAQYPSLESEIKEVQFRDLRAKSATDIFLLQDTETAKIQLGHTDQKTTKRYIRKDKIILPLKC, translated from the coding sequence ATGGGCAGACCAAGAAAAAAAGAAAATCAAGGGTTGCCACAAAATCTAATTTGCCGCTCAAGAAAAAGAGTTAGCGGTAAGGTGGTTGACTATTACTATTATGTTTTGGCAGATGGAAAAGAAAAATCATTAGGATTAGACAAAAATCTAGCGATTCTTGAAGCTGCAAAACTAAACTGTAATAGAACTATTTCAATAGAAACAGTGAGTTTTATCCAGATGGCCCAAAAATATCTTGCTGAAGTAGTGCCCAACAAAGCTCAACAGACACAATATGCAGATAAGAGCGCAATAAAATACTTATCTCTATTTTTTGGTGACCCACCAGTAGAATTAAACAAGATTCAACCAAAACATATAAAAATGTATTTAGACTGGCGTAAATCCGTTCCAGCAAAAGCGAATAAGGAAATTGGTACATTTAATCACATTTGGAACATTGCTAGAGAATTTGGATACACCTCTTTACCTAGTCCTACTCTTGGAATTAAAAAGTTCAAAATGTCTGCAAGAGATGTTTATGTTGAAGATCATATCTATAAAATTTTTTATGATCTAGCAAATCAAGATATGAAAGACTTAATGGATATTGCATATTTAACTGGTCAAAGACCTGTTGATATCGTTGGTATGACCGTACATCAAATACATGATGGCATATTACATATTAATCAGAAAAAAACAAAAAAACGATTACGCTTCAAAATGACAGGTCAATTAGCGACTATCATTGAACGTAGAATCAAAAACACTTCACAAGTATTTTTATTTCAAAATAAGCGGAAGCAAAAACTTTCTCGTCAAACATTAACAAATTGGTTTAGTGATTTAAGAGAACTAGCATTGGCTCAGTATCCGAGCTTAGAAAGTGAAATAAAAGAAGTCCAATTTAGAGATCTACGAGCTAAAAGTGCGACAGATATATTCTTGTTACAAGATACAGAGACAGCGAAAATACAGCTAGGTCATACAGACCAAAAAACAACAAAACGTTACATCAGAAAAGACAAAATTATATTGCCGTTAAAATGTTAG